The following coding sequences lie in one Monomorium pharaonis isolate MP-MQ-018 chromosome 1, ASM1337386v2, whole genome shotgun sequence genomic window:
- the LOC105839433 gene encoding uncharacterized protein LOC105839433, translated as MLVLLITICILSGTHAATPATLERMHDEQLLNLIKVEKYVIVLFTTNDCPECEDYEKTLVHLREDFVDIMSAWVVKTVDSQLLQLYSNSKEPVLLFFRHGLPLLYDGPLESEEIVTTFTENKAPTVKELTDDTFEHLTQASTGATTGDWFIMFYSTDCVQCLRTMAKWETVGAKLKNKVNVAIVNKATTGISTARRFSVINVPQFIFFRNGKMYRYDIGAYDIASLVTFTKEWYKHIRPEEVPPLPSYFDEYTKIIIAFLSANPWVLKLTSICIGVLVIVLATIKCIQRDEAPAEKED; from the exons ATGTTAGTGCTTCTAATTACAATATGCATCCTTTCCGGCACGCACGCCGCGACACCCGCGACACTCGAGCGAATGCACGACGAGCAACTTCTGAATCTCATAAAAGTCGAAAAATACGTAATCGTTCTATTTa CAACTAATGATTGTCCAGAGTGTGAAGACTATGAAAAGACTTTGGTTCACCTGCGTGAGGATTTCGTCGATATCATGTCTGCATGGGTCGTTAAGACTGTTGATAGTCAATTACTCCAATTATATAGCAACTCTAAAGAACCTGTTTTGCTATTCTTCCGACATGGGCTTCCTCTGTTGTATGATG GACCTTTGGAGAGTGAAGAGATAGTAACTACGTTTACAGAAAATAAAGCACCCACAGTAAAGGAACTTACAGATGATACGTTTGAGCATTTGACTCAAGCAAGCACTGGTGCTACAACTGGCGATTGGTTCATTATGTT TTATAGCACGGACTGTGTACAATGCTTGCGTACGATGGCAAAGTGGGAAACGGTCGGCGCTAagcttaaaaataaagtaaatgtaGCGATCGTTAATAAAGCCACAACTGGGATTTCCACAGCCAGAAGATTCAGCGTTATCAATGTTCcgcaatttatatt CTTTAGGAATGGCAAAATGTATAGATATGATATAGGAGCATATGATATTGCTTCTCTTGTAACATTCACCAAAGAATGGTACAAACATATAAGACCAGAAGAAGTACCTCCACTTCCGAGCTACTT tgacgagtacacaaaaataattatagcttTTCTTTCTGCTAATCCATGGGTACTCAAGTTAACTAGTATTTGCATTGGGGTGCTAGTTATTGTTCTAGCAACtattaaatgtatacaaaGAGATGAGGCTCCAGCAGAGAaagaagactaa